The Caldisericaceae bacterium genome includes a region encoding these proteins:
- a CDS encoding YgeY family selenium metabolism-linked hydrolase, whose translation MEERIKELVKKYESDIIDFSKKIVQTKSYSSQEAELVKLLEDKMKELGFDEVIIDETGNIIGRVGNGPVKLLYDAHIDTVKAEDRENWSVDPFSGEIKDGKLYGRGSSDEKVAIGCMIYGAKILKEIGIPKEISLYILGSVQEEDCDGLSMYYTFNEVVKPDFVVLGEPTSLDVYRGHRGRVEVEIITKGKSSHAAHPDKGDNAIYKMAQTVLNIKEMTKNFKEDLFLGKGTAVVSHIESKAPSINSVPYEAKIFIDRRLTVGETKESAIKEFESCLVDKANSEIRVLTYETKSWKGRLISQEKYFPTWILEEDHPLVKAGFETAKLVRPNEDVKISRWIFSTNGVTSMGRFHIPSIGFGPGDEWLAHAVDEYVRVSDLPKATEFYALLPFKLLEKIK comes from the coding sequence ATGGAAGAACGTATAAAAGAATTGGTAAAAAAATACGAAAGTGATATTATCGACTTTTCTAAAAAAATTGTGCAAACTAAATCTTATTCTTCTCAAGAAGCTGAATTAGTTAAACTCCTTGAGGATAAGATGAAAGAACTTGGTTTTGATGAGGTAATAATTGATGAAACTGGTAATATCATTGGAAGAGTAGGAAATGGCCCTGTAAAACTTCTCTACGATGCGCATATTGACACAGTAAAAGCAGAAGACAGAGAAAATTGGAGCGTTGACCCTTTTTCTGGCGAGATCAAAGACGGTAAACTCTACGGGAGAGGTTCTTCTGATGAAAAGGTTGCAATTGGTTGTATGATTTATGGAGCAAAAATCCTAAAAGAAATTGGTATTCCTAAAGAAATAAGCCTTTATATTTTGGGTTCTGTGCAGGAGGAAGATTGCGATGGCCTTTCCATGTATTACACATTTAATGAGGTTGTTAAGCCCGATTTTGTAGTTTTAGGAGAGCCAACAAGCCTTGATGTTTACCGTGGACACAGAGGAAGAGTTGAAGTTGAGATTATTACAAAAGGTAAGTCTTCCCATGCAGCACATCCAGATAAAGGGGATAACGCAATATATAAAATGGCACAAACTGTTTTAAATATTAAAGAAATGACCAAAAACTTCAAAGAAGACCTTTTCCTTGGCAAAGGAACAGCAGTTGTTTCTCATATTGAATCTAAAGCTCCATCGATTAATTCCGTTCCATATGAAGCAAAAATTTTTATTGATAGAAGGCTCACGGTTGGTGAAACAAAAGAGTCTGCTATTAAAGAATTTGAGTCGTGTCTTGTAGATAAGGCCAATTCAGAGATTAGAGTTCTTACATACGAAACAAAGTCATGGAAGGGCAGACTCATTTCTCAGGAAAAGTATTTCCCAACGTGGATCCTCGAAGAAGATCACCCTCTTGTTAAGGCAGGTTTTGAAACTGCAAAACTTGTCCGACCAAATGAAGATGTGAAAATTTCTAGATGGATATTTTCAACAAACGGTGTAACATCTATGGGAAGATTCCATATACCATCAATTGGTTTTGGACCTGGCGATGAATGGTTAGCCCATGCCGTTGATGAATACGTGCGAGTATCAGATCTA
- the ruvX gene encoding Holliday junction resolvase RuvX, with protein MEEKALKPVLALDIGNVNIGIAISDKEQIFAIPLEIIKRDGNEIEKIKEIIKLKDVETVVVGLPKNLNGSIGPQAQMVLNFIDALKMELPNINFILWDERYTSVITHKMLKFIGIKSKKERKIKDKFEALFILESYLEYLRRKK; from the coding sequence ATGGAAGAAAAAGCTTTAAAACCAGTTTTAGCGCTTGATATTGGTAATGTGAACATTGGAATTGCAATCTCTGATAAAGAGCAAATTTTTGCCATTCCTCTTGAGATAATTAAAAGAGATGGAAACGAAATTGAAAAAATAAAAGAGATAATCAAATTAAAAGATGTTGAAACTGTTGTAGTAGGCCTTCCTAAAAACCTTAACGGAAGTATTGGTCCACAAGCACAAATGGTCCTTAATTTTATTGATGCACTAAAAATGGAACTTCCAAATATCAATTTTATTTTATGGGACGAGCGTTATACGAGTGTTATAACTCACAAAATGTTAAAGTTTATTGGGATAAAATCTAAAAAGGAAAGAAAGATTAAAGACAAATTTGAGGCTCTATTTATTCTTGAAAGTTATCTTGAATATTTAAGGAGGAAGAAATAA
- the mltG gene encoding endolytic transglycosylase MltG, with the protein MLILLGVLGFTIFEPTMIFTSPKTIEIKDGATLNDIAKTLQDNGIILESYSFKIWAHLTGNERTFKSGIYEIMPVRTVFDLFSTLSKGVKPKEILVTIVEGFTTKDVAERLFDKGIVKNFDDFYNFIKKDEGYLYPDTYYFYENESYESIVSKMKKRLLELLPQNFKELAQSKGLTEGEVIVLASIVEKEAKFDEDRSLIASVFLNRLKIGMPLQADSTILYALGLHKEWLSKEDYKIDSPYNTYKYTGLPPTPICNPSIKSILAVLQAPNTNYYYFMTTPEGHAIFSKTLEEHEKNLRKYYGRH; encoded by the coding sequence TTGTTAATACTTCTAGGAGTTTTAGGTTTTACCATCTTTGAGCCAACAATGATTTTTACAAGCCCTAAAACGATTGAAATAAAAGACGGTGCAACTCTTAACGATATAGCAAAAACTCTTCAAGATAACGGAATTATCCTTGAGTCTTACTCATTCAAAATATGGGCACATCTTACAGGGAATGAACGAACATTTAAAAGTGGTATATATGAAATTATGCCTGTAAGAACTGTATTTGATCTTTTCTCAACTCTATCAAAAGGAGTAAAACCAAAAGAAATACTTGTAACGATCGTTGAAGGTTTTACAACAAAAGATGTAGCAGAACGTCTATTTGATAAAGGAATTGTTAAAAACTTTGACGACTTTTATAATTTTATAAAAAAAGACGAAGGTTACCTTTACCCAGACACTTATTATTTCTATGAAAATGAAAGTTATGAGAGTATCGTCTCAAAAATGAAAAAAAGACTTTTAGAATTACTCCCTCAAAACTTCAAAGAACTTGCCCAAAGTAAGGGGCTAACAGAAGGAGAGGTAATAGTTCTTGCTTCGATTGTAGAAAAAGAAGCAAAATTTGATGAAGATAGATCTCTTATAGCATCGGTATTCTTAAATAGACTAAAGATTGGCATGCCACTTCAAGCAGATTCTACTATCCTTTATGCTTTGGGTTTGCACAAAGAATGGCTTTCAAAGGAAGACTACAAAATTGATTCACCTTATAACACGTATAAATATACAGGTTTACCTCCAACTCCCATATGCAATCCGAGTATAAAATCTATACTTGCAGTTTTACAGGCACCTAATACCAACTACTACTACTTTATGACAACTCCCGAAGGACATGCGATATTCTCAAAAACTCTTGAAGAGCACGAGAAGAATTTGAGGAAATACTATGGAAGACATTAA
- a CDS encoding carbamate kinase, with protein MAKQVRIFAFGGNEVSPVGLVDEKGKPVIPDIAMQWSRTHETSKHIAKIVESFPNDTYVITHGNGPQVGNVFLRSEYSRPILPPIPLDVAGSDTQGAMGYMIAQILGNELRTRGINKTIVGIVTQVVVDKNDPGFQNPTKYIGPSYTKEEAEKRMKEDGWIMKLYKKDELGNEIWRKVVPSPVPLDIVEFETIVNAIESGFIPITVGGGGIPVVEVEPDDIGNFQANYGIVFKNGKNAKVYRGVEAVIDKDLASALLGVMLIKWAKEHGEDLDVTLTIFTGEDGAKLNYQKPNQVDLRHLTLEEAKKLYEEGHFPAGSMGPKILACIKFLEGGGKKAYISLTSRYLETLEGKAGTTIVRE; from the coding sequence ATGGCTAAGCAAGTAAGAATTTTTGCCTTTGGTGGAAATGAAGTCTCCCCTGTTGGTCTTGTTGATGAAAAAGGAAAACCTGTGATCCCTGATATTGCAATGCAATGGTCAAGAACCCATGAGACATCAAAGCATATTGCAAAGATTGTCGAATCATTTCCAAATGATACCTATGTAATTACCCATGGTAATGGGCCACAGGTTGGGAATGTGTTTTTAAGAAGCGAGTATTCAAGACCTATACTTCCTCCAATTCCTCTTGATGTTGCAGGTTCAGATACTCAAGGTGCAATGGGATACATGATTGCCCAAATCCTTGGAAATGAGTTAAGAACAAGAGGTATAAATAAAACAATTGTAGGAATTGTAACGCAGGTTGTTGTTGACAAAAACGATCCAGGTTTTCAAAATCCAACAAAATACATAGGGCCCTCTTACACTAAGGAAGAAGCAGAGAAAAGAATGAAAGAAGACGGTTGGATAATGAAGCTTTACAAAAAAGATGAATTGGGTAACGAGATATGGAGAAAGGTCGTTCCATCTCCAGTTCCACTTGATATTGTTGAGTTTGAAACCATAGTTAATGCAATTGAATCAGGTTTTATCCCCATAACAGTTGGTGGTGGAGGAATTCCTGTTGTAGAAGTTGAGCCTGATGACATCGGTAATTTCCAAGCTAATTATGGCATAGTTTTTAAAAATGGCAAAAACGCAAAAGTATACAGAGGCGTTGAAGCAGTAATTGATAAAGATCTTGCCTCAGCACTTCTTGGAGTAATGCTTATTAAATGGGCAAAAGAACACGGAGAAGATTTAGACGTAACTCTTACGATTTTTACAGGAGAAGATGGAGCAAAACTTAACTATCAAAAACCAAACCAGGTAGATTTAAGACATCTTACTCTTGAAGAAGCAAAAAAACTCTATGAAGAGGGTCACTTTCCAGCGGGAAGTATGGGACCAAAGATTCTTGCCTGTATAAAATTCCTTGAGGGCGGTGGTAAAAAGGCATATATTTCACTTACCTCAAGATACCTTGAAACCCTTGAAGGAAAAGCAGGCACAACAATTGTAAGAGAGTAG
- the alaS gene encoding alanine--tRNA ligase, producing MDSKNIRESFLNFFESKGHLRLKSFSLIPQDPTLLFTAAGMVPLKAYFLGEETPPNRRITTVQKCVRTNDIENVGNTPRHHTFFEMLGNFSIGDYFKEEAIAFAMEYILDYLKLPKDRLWVTIYKNDIETKEIWKKHGIKEERIIPLGEEDNFWMMGPVGPCGPCSEIYYDRGATNEKEEHELPGSSERRFLEFWNLVFTQFNRLEDGTLKPLARKNIDTGMGLERITSIIEGVESDFETDLFVPIINKIEELSKVHYRESEKSTKAMRAISDHIRAITFLIADGVIPSNEKRGYVVRRLLRRAMLFGRYINLNEPFLHKLSYTVADTMGDIYPEAKDSINIVANTIKNEEERFNSTLKEGYFYLENAVETLKKREKNILDGEIVFYLYDTLGVPVEITELFLKENGFSFGREKFEELLEEQREKARKAFKGNEAFLERVSFNNIKKIVNKVEFVGYEKLEEVGKVLAIVVEGEVVEEASNTQAMLIVDKTPFYAEKGGQVGDTGIIIGENFEFIVEDTQTPIEGIIVHIGKLNGFVKVNDTATLKVDALRRQAIKRSHTSTHILQAVLRKHFGEYVRQQGSQVKDDEFRFDFNFGATLEQEKLLEIEKEINEIVLKNILVKVHTMSLEEAKNFGALSFFEEKYGNIVRVIEVEGISKELCGGTHVSNTGEIGLVALVSQKTVASQIKRIEGLTGLKAYNYLTEKRKLVLTIEDVLKTQEEKLVDKIKENLTKTKNLEKNIQTLRSKIFESIIMNFKPNLTYNDTPIFIHNFENADLNDLRKAYDTAKRYLKVGSVIFVSNTQQNSFILIGSLDDKIKPFELFNKIKEVVEIKGGGNERIAQGSVDGKVDLEKIIKHLWK from the coding sequence ATGGACAGCAAGAACATTAGAGAAAGTTTTTTAAATTTTTTTGAGAGTAAAGGACATTTAAGGTTGAAAAGTTTTTCATTAATTCCGCAGGATCCTACTTTGCTTTTTACTGCAGCAGGTATGGTTCCTTTAAAGGCATATTTTTTAGGTGAAGAAACACCACCAAATAGAAGGATTACAACCGTTCAGAAATGTGTAAGAACAAACGACATTGAAAACGTTGGCAATACACCCAGGCACCATACCTTTTTTGAAATGCTTGGAAATTTCTCAATAGGAGATTACTTCAAAGAGGAAGCAATTGCCTTTGCGATGGAGTATATCTTAGATTACTTAAAACTACCCAAAGATAGGCTTTGGGTGACGATTTACAAAAATGACATTGAAACAAAAGAGATCTGGAAGAAACACGGCATTAAAGAAGAAAGGATAATCCCTTTAGGAGAGGAAGATAATTTTTGGATGATGGGTCCTGTAGGCCCATGCGGTCCTTGCTCTGAAATTTATTATGATAGAGGCGCAACAAACGAAAAAGAAGAGCATGAACTCCCAGGAAGTTCCGAAAGAAGGTTTCTTGAATTTTGGAACCTTGTCTTTACACAATTCAATAGACTTGAAGACGGCACACTAAAACCCCTTGCACGAAAAAACATAGACACAGGCATGGGCTTAGAAAGAATCACGAGTATTATTGAAGGTGTTGAGTCAGACTTTGAAACAGACCTATTCGTCCCAATCATCAATAAAATCGAGGAACTTTCAAAAGTTCACTATAGAGAAAGTGAAAAAAGCACTAAAGCGATGCGTGCCATTTCCGACCATATTAGAGCAATTACATTTCTCATTGCAGATGGAGTAATTCCGAGTAATGAAAAAAGAGGTTATGTTGTAAGAAGACTTTTAAGAAGGGCAATGCTTTTTGGTAGGTATATAAATCTCAATGAACCATTTCTCCACAAACTATCCTACACAGTAGCGGATACCATGGGTGACATCTACCCAGAAGCGAAAGACAGCATTAATATTGTCGCAAATACCATAAAAAACGAGGAAGAGCGATTCAACTCCACCTTAAAAGAAGGATACTTCTACCTTGAAAACGCTGTTGAAACCCTAAAGAAAAGAGAAAAAAACATATTAGATGGTGAAATTGTCTTTTACTTATACGATACTTTAGGTGTCCCTGTTGAAATCACGGAGCTATTTTTAAAGGAAAACGGTTTTTCATTTGGCAGAGAGAAATTTGAGGAACTCTTAGAGGAACAAAGAGAAAAGGCTCGAAAAGCATTTAAAGGCAACGAAGCCTTCCTTGAAAGGGTGTCGTTTAATAATATCAAAAAAATAGTTAACAAAGTTGAATTTGTAGGTTATGAGAAACTTGAAGAAGTGGGTAAAGTTTTGGCTATCGTTGTTGAAGGAGAAGTAGTAGAAGAAGCAAGTAATACGCAAGCAATGTTAATAGTAGATAAAACACCTTTTTATGCAGAAAAAGGTGGGCAAGTTGGTGATACTGGGATAATAATAGGTGAGAACTTTGAATTTATCGTGGAGGATACACAAACACCAATTGAAGGTATCATCGTCCACATAGGAAAACTTAATGGTTTTGTTAAAGTAAATGATACTGCAACACTAAAAGTTGATGCTTTAAGAAGGCAAGCAATAAAACGTTCACACACTTCTACGCATATTTTACAAGCAGTTTTGAGGAAGCATTTTGGAGAATATGTTAGACAGCAAGGTTCACAAGTAAAAGATGACGAGTTTAGATTTGATTTTAATTTTGGTGCTACTTTGGAGCAAGAGAAACTTTTAGAAATTGAAAAAGAAATAAACGAAATAGTCCTTAAAAACATACTCGTAAAAGTTCACACAATGAGTCTTGAAGAAGCAAAAAATTTTGGGGCGCTCTCCTTCTTTGAAGAAAAATACGGAAATATTGTAAGAGTAATAGAAGTTGAAGGTATTAGTAAAGAACTTTGTGGTGGCACACACGTTTCAAATACAGGAGAAATTGGTTTGGTGGCATTAGTTTCTCAAAAGACAGTTGCTTCACAAATTAAAAGAATAGAAGGCTTAACAGGTTTAAAAGCATACAACTATTTAACAGAAAAAAGAAAACTTGTGTTAACAATTGAAGATGTGCTAAAAACCCAAGAAGAAAAACTTGTAGATAAAATAAAAGAAAACCTCACTAAAACTAAAAATCTTGAAAAAAACATACAGACTTTAAGAAGTAAAATCTTTGAGTCTATTATTATGAATTTTAAACCCAACCTTACTTACAATGATACACCAATTTTTATACACAATTTCGAAAATGCGGATTTAAATGATCTAAGAAAAGCATACGATACTGCAAAAAGATACCTGAAAGTTGGTAGTGTGATATTTGTTTCAAACACGCAACAGAACTCCTTTATTCTAATTGGAAGCCTCGACGATAAGATTAAGCCTTTTGAATTGTTCAATAAAATAAAAGAAGTAGTGGAAATAAAAGGTGGTGGCAACGAAAGAATTGCACAAGGTAGTGTAGATGGTAAAGTTGATTTAGAGAAAATTATAAAACATTTATGGAAGTGA